The genome window TTCACCGGCGCAATCAACCTGTTCAAAACTACCAACGGTGGCAGCAGTTGGACGCAAATTTCCCACTGGTACGGCGGTTTTTACATATCCTGATGTTCATGCGGATCATCACACGATTGTGTTCAAACCCGGTTCGTCCAGCGAGATTGTTTTCGGCTCCGATGGCGGGGTGGATTACACAGCCAACGGCACATCTTCAACGCCCAGTTTTACCAATCGCAACAACAATTACAACGTCACCCAGTTTTATTCCGGTGCGATGCATCCCGGTGACGGCGAGAATTATTTTTGGCCGGCGCACAGGATAACGGCACGCAGAAATTCAATAGCGCGGGTATCGACGCGACGGATGAAGTAACCGGTGGCGACGGTGCATTTTGCTTTATCGATCAAACGGATCCGACTTATCAGATCACTTCATATGTGTAAATAACAATTATTATCCGTTCTACAAATGGTGGTGCCAGCTTCTCAAATATCACAGCGGACGACTACACCGGCAGCTTCATCAACCCGGCGGATTATGATGACAATTTGAACATTCTTTATTCCGCCAGAACATCCACTACTTTAAAACGAATTACTGGCATAACCGGAACAATTTCTGAAAGCACGATTTCTGTTTCGATGGATGATGTTGCTTCGCATATTCGCGTTTCGCCATACACCGGCGGCTCGACAACGCTGTTTGTCGGCACGAATCGGCAGCGTTTATAAAAGTAACCAACGCAAACGGATCGCCAACAACCACGGATATATTGACGCCGGTAACGCATCTGCCATCCGGCAGCGTTTCCTGCATCGAGATCGGCGCCAGCGAAAACGAGCTGTTGGTAACCTATTCAAATTTTGGCGTCACATCCGTCTGGGTACACCAGCGACGGCGGAACAAACTGGACCAGTAAAGAAGGCGATTTGCCGGATATGCCGGTGCGTTGGGCGTTGTTCAATCCCGATAACCGAAACGTTGCGATGCTGGCAACAGAATTGGGCGTTTGGGCAACCGCAGATTTGAGCACCGATCCGGTAGAATGGCAGCCTTACAACAACGGGCTGGCGAATGTTCGGGTGGATATGCTGCAAATCCGTGATTCGGACAAAATGGTGATTGCCGCAACCCACGGTCGCGGGCTGTTCTCTAATGCCGATTTTACAACAGATACATCGCTGCCGGTAGAGCTTGCCGCATTCACCGCAACACCCGGCAATGCACAGGTTACGCTCAACTGGCAAACCCACAGCGAAGTTAACAATCAGGGATTTGAGATTTATCGCAGCGATGCCGAAAATGGCGAATACCAAAAAATCGCATCGCACGAAAGCGATCCGGCGCTCGCCGGAAATGGCAATTCCAACGAAAGCCACAGCTACCGATTCACCGATAAATGGGTGAGCAACGGCAGCACTTACTGGTATCAGCTTGCGGATGTAAGCTTCAACGGGGAGCGCGATTTCCATCCGGCAATTTCGGCGGTACCGAATGCATCGAACACGCCCGTTGTCCAAAGTGCGGCAGGTCCGGCGAGTTACGAATTGCAGCAAAATTATCCGAATCCGTTCAACCCGGAAACAACCGTCAAATTTTCACTCGCGGCACAGCACAAATCCGACCAAAATGTGAAAGTGCTGGTGTTCAACGCCCTCGGACAGCAGGTTCGCGAATTGTATAACGGCACCCTGCAACCCGGCACCTACGAAATGAAATGGGACGGACGCAACCAGTCCGGCGAGTTGCTCGGCTCCGGCACTTATTTTGCGATGCTGCAAACCGGATTTTTCCGGGAAACCCGTAAGATGTTGCTAATCAAATAAATAGTCTTAAATTTTCCGGCTCTCCTAAAAGCGGTGATTTTTTTATAAAAATCGCCGCTTTTTTTTGCCCGGATTTCCATTTGCCAAATTGACCCGAATACGCTATTTTAACCTGCCAACTTTCGACTTTTTGTACACGCTTTCGTTATCAAAAGAAAGGAAATATTTCATGCACAAACGCTGGATTTGGGCGTTTCTGATTGGCTTTTTGGTCATCGGGACGGCTCAGGAAAAGCCGCAAGTGTTTCGCGGCGCAACCATTATTCCCATCACCGGATCGCCGATTGAAAATGGCGTTTTGGTGGTGCAAAACGGTAAAATTACCGCTGTCGGCAGCGCAGCGAGCGTCACTGTTCCCGCGAATGCGGAAATTCACAACGCCACCGGAAAAGTGATTATGCCCGGTTTGGTGGACACCCATTCGCACCTCGGAAACGTGGAAGGCGGCGACCGTTCCGCCACGCTGCACCCGGATGTCCGGGTGATCGACGCCATCGATATTCACGCCACAGAGCTAAAAAAAGCGCTGGCCGGCGGCATCACCACCGTCAATTTAATGGCCGGCTCCGGCTATTTGATGAGCGGGCAAACGGCATATCTCAAATTGCGAGACGGCAACACCATCGAGGAATTACTCTATTGCGAAGATCCGCTGAACGGCATTTGCGGCGGGATGAAAATGGCTAACGGCACCAATCCGATGGGCGATCCACCGTTTTCCGGCACCCGTGCGAAATCGGCGGCGCTGGTTCGCCAGTTGTTCATCAAAGCCAAAGAGTATCAGAAAAAAATTGCTGATGCAAATGGCGACGCATCGAAAATGCCCGCCCGTGATCTGCAAATGGAATCGCTGATCGAAGTGCTGGAAGGCAAGCGAATTGTGCATCACCACACCCATCGCCATGATGATATTTTGACCATTCTGCGATTGCAAAAAGAATTTGGCTATCGCGTAGTGCTGCACCACGTCAGCGAGGGCTGGAAAGTGGCAGAAGAAATTGCCGCAGCCAAAGTGCCCTGCTCGATCATTTACATCGATTCGCCCGGCGGCAAGCTGGAAGCTGTGGGGCTGTTGCCCAAAACCGGCGCAGTGCTGGAAAAAGCGGGCGTGGATGTCGCGTTTCACACCGATGACGGCATCACCGATTCCCGGCTGTTTTTTCGCTCCGCGGCGTTCGCGGTTCGCTACGGCATGAGTCGCGATAAAGCATTGGAAGGACTGACTTTAGCTGGCGCACGAATGCTCGATTTGCAAGACAGAATCGGCTCGCTGGAAACCGGGAAAGATGCCGATTTCATCGTTCTCACCGGCGATCCGTTCAGCGTTTACACGCGCGTTGAACAAACCTGGGTGGAAGGGCAAAAACGTTTCGATTTTGCGAATCCGGAGGACCGGCAATACGCGCAAGGCGGCTTTCAGGTGTTTCGCGAAGCTGCACATGTTCACGGCATCGGCGGAGGTGAAGAATAATGAAATTATTAAAACTATTGATTGCTGCGGCAGTTTTGCTGCACGGATTTGCCGCTGCGCAAATTGCGGTAAAAGGCGAAACGGTTTACACGATGAACGGCACGCCGATCGCCAACGGCGTTGTGCTGATCAAAAATGGCAAAATTGAAAAAGTCGGTGCGGAAAAAGATGTTAAAATTCCGGCAGACTATCAGGTCTTGAGCGGTAAAATCGTTACGCCGGGATTGATTGATGCACATTCCGTGGTCGGCTTGGCAGGCATGTACAACCAGCGTCACGATCAGGATCAGTTGGATAAAACCAACGCCATCCAGCCGGAACTCCGCGCACTGGATGCATACAACGCCCGCGACGAACTGATTGAGTGGCTTCGCGATTACGGCATCACCACCGTGCACACCGGACATGCACCGGGCGCGTTGGTCAGCGGACAATCGATCATCGTGAAAACCACCGGCGAAACGGTTGAGGAATCGCTCATCGATTCCAGCGCGATGCTCACAATGACGCTCGGCGCGACGGTCGGGCGCAACTTCAAATCGCCGGGAACCCGCGCCAAAGGCATGGCGATGCTGCGCAGCGATTTTCTGAAAGCGCAAGAATACCGCAAAAAAATGTCCGCAAAAGAAAAAGACAAAGCACCCGCCCGCGACCTGAAAATGGAAGCGCTGGCCGCCGCGCTGGATGGCAAATTGCCGGTGTTGATCACCGCGCAGAAAGCACCAGAAATTATGAGCGCGCTGCGACTCGCCCGCGAATTCGGGTTGAACCTGGTGCTCGACGGTGCTGCAGAAGCCTATTTGCTGCTCGATGAAATCAAAGCTGCCGGTGTTCCGGTAATCGTTCACCCAACGATGGCGCGCAACTACGGCGACACCCAAAACGCAGCTTTTGACACAGCTTTCAAACTAAAATCCGCAGGAATCCCGTTCGCATTCCAGAGCGGGTACGAAAGCTACGTGCCCAAAACACGGGTCGCGCTGTTCGAAGCCGGCGTTGCCGCAGGTAACGGATTATCGCGAGATGACGCATTGCGTGCGCTGACCATTGATGCCGCAAACATTCTCGGTATCCAGTCGCGGGTCGGTTCTCTGGAAAAGGGAAAAGACGCCGACGTGGTGATTTTCGACGGCGATCCGCTCGAATATCTCAGCAAGGTTTGCGCCGTCATTATCAACGGGAAAATTATTCACCAAACCTGCCGATAAGTGCATTCTGAACGGATCGCGCCAAAGGCATCTTTTCTTGTTTCAGGAACGATCCGTTCGTATATTGCAAACCTTTTGTGGAAGATAAGAATGAACATTTACTGAGGAGCTTTAACTATGTCGGAACAAATACTTCAGGAATATAAACAGATGCTCCGCGAAAACGGCGATTTTGATGCCGATGAGACAGCCGAATGGCTGGAGGCGCTTGAACAGGTCATCCAGTATCGCGGCGAAGACCGGGCATCGTATCTGCTCAATCAACTGTTGCAGCGCGGATATTCCAAAGGTTTGCAACTTCCTTTTTTCCCGAACACCCCTTTTATCAATACAATTTCCAAAGAAGATGAACCGCATTTTCCCGGCGATCGTCAGATCGAACGGCGGATCAAAAGCATTATTCGCTGGAACGCGATGTCCATGGTTACTCGTGCCAACAAAAAATTTGAAGGCATCGGCGGGCATATTTCCACTTACGCATCGGCGGCAACGCTGTATGAAGTAGGTTTCAACCATTTTTTCCGCGGAAAAGGTCAGGGATTTGACGGCGATTTGATTTACATGCAGGGACACGCTTCGCCGGGTATTTACGCCCGCGCGTTTGTGGAAGGGCGTTTGGAAGTTCACCATTTGGAAGCTTTCCGCCGGGAACTGGTCGAAAAAGGCGGGTTGTCATCTTATCCGCACCCGTGGCTGATGCCGAATTTCTGGGAATTCCCGACGGTATCGATGGGATTGGGACCGATTTCCGCAATTTATCACGCCCGTTTTGCCCGCTACATGCACGATCGCGGCTTGAAAGATACCAGCAAACAGCACATTTGGGCATTTTTGGGTGATGGCGAAACCGACGAACCGGAATCGCTCGGTGCAATCACCCTCGCCGTTCGCGAAAAGCTCGACAACCTGATTTTTGTGATCAACTGTAACCTGCAGCGGCTGGACGGACCGGTTCGCGGCAACGGACGCATCATTCAGGAATTGGAAACGGTGTTCCGCGGCGCCGGCTGGAACGTGCTCAAAGTAATTTGGGGCAGCGACTGGGATCCGGTTTTTGAAGCGGATACCAACGGTTTGCTCATCAAACGTTTTGATGAAGTTGTCGACGGCAATTTCCAGAAATATATCGTCGAAGACGGCGGCTACATTCGCAAACATTTCTGGGGCAAATATCCGGAGTTGGCAAAGCTGGTCGAAAATCTGTCCGATCAGCAGATCAAAAAAATGCGCCTCGGCGGACATGATCCCGTCAAAGTTCACGCTGCATACAAAGCTGCAACAGAACACACCGGACGCCCGACGGTTATTTTGGCACGAACCATCAAAGGCTACGGTCTTGGCGAAGCCGGCGAGGGCAAAAACATTACCCACAACCAGAAAAAACTGAACGAAGAAGAAATGCGGCACTTCCGCGATCGCTTCGATATTCCCATTCCCGACGATCGGTTGGCGGATGCGCCGTTCTATCGTCCGGACGAAAACAGCAAAGAAATTCAATATCTGAAAGATCGCCGCAGTTCGTTAAACGGATTTGTGCCGTCGCGGAAAACCCTCAACGATCCACTGACCGTTCCCGATCTCGATTTCTTTAATGAATTTTTGGGCGGCAGCGAACGCGAAGTTTCCACAACCATGGCGTTCGTTCGGATGCTTTCACAGGTGATCAAACATCCGAAAATCGGCAAACGCATTGTGCCGATTATTCCGGACGAAGCCCGCACATTCGGTATGGAATTCCTGTTCCGCCAGGTCGGGATTTACGCCCACAGCGGGCAGTTGTATGAACCGGTGGACGCGGATACATTCCTGTTTTATCGCGAAGCCAAAAACGGGCAGATTCTCGAAGAAGGCATCACCGAAGCCGGTTCGATGGCATCGTTCACCGCTGCCGGAACCGCACACGCCAACTTTGGCGTGGATATGATTCCGTTCTTTATTTTCTACTCGATGTTCGGATTCCAGCGCGTCGGCGACCTGATCTGGGCTTTTGGCGATCAGCGCGGTCGTGGATTCCTCATCGGCGGAACCGCCGGACGCACTACATTGAACGGCGAAGGCTTGCAGCACGAAGACGGTCACAGTCATGTACTCGCGAGCACGGTGCCGAATTGCATTACTTATGATCCGGCATGGGCTTTTGAGATTGCTGTAATCGTGCAGGACGGCTTGCGCCGGATGTATCATGAGCGCGAAGATATTTTCTACTATATTACCGTTGGCAACGAAAATTATTCGATGCCTGCGATGCCGGAAAATAGCCAGGAAGGTATTCTCAAAGGCATTTACAAGCTTTCCGAAAAACCGGCAAAAGAAAAAGGCAAACGCAAGGCACGCCCCAAAGCGCATATTTTTGGCAGCGGCTCCATTTTGCGCGAAGCGTTGCGTGCACAGGAAATTCTCGAAGAAAAATATGATGTTTCTGCGGACGTTTGGAGTGCCACCAGCTACAACGAACTGCATCGCGATGCAATGAATGTGGAACGCTGGAACATGCTGCACCCGGATGAAAAACCGCGCAAAGCATACATCACGGAAATTATGGAGAAAGAAGAAGGCCCGGTTGTTGCGGCATCGGATTATCTCAAAACGATGTCAGACAAATTAGCGCGATACATCGACAATCCGCTACTTTCCCTCGGCACCGATGGCTACGGCCGCAGCGAAACCCGCGAAGCACTCCGCCGCTTTTTTGAAGTGGATGCCGAGTGTATCACTATCGCAGTGCTGTATCAGCTTGCCAAACAGGGCGAAGTTGACAAAAAAGTGATCACCAAAGCCATCGCCGATCTGGGTGTCGATCCGGAGAAACTCAACCCGATGCTTTCATAACGCATTGGTTATTCAGCGTTTAAAATTAAAAAGCCCGTTGAAAAAGATCAGCGGGCTTTTTTTATGGAAAATTGTTTTGGAAATCAGTGTTGTTTGCTTCGGGATATCAGTTGGTTTAATTCCTGCTCAATATCAAACATAATATTTTTGTAAATGCCATCCTGCGTCACTTTCACCTTACCGCTATCGACCAGTGTTTGCAGGCTTTGCAGCACCTTGCTGACGAATACAACCGTATCTGATGCGATTGTTTGGAGCCGTTTTGAATTGGAATCGTTTGGCATTTGCTCCATAAACTGAACAGCAAACGACAATGGCGTTAAAGCATTGTTTATATAATGATTTAACGTTACCATAATTCGTTGAATATTTTGTAAATTCTGCACCATTAATTCTTTTTGGCGCAATTGTTTGCTCATCTCGATGATGCGTTTAATCGAACGCACTTTCAACTGAATTTCCCATGAAGTATATGGTGTGAGGATAAAATCATCCGCGCCGTATTCAAAAGCCATCAATTGATCCAGAAATTGATCTTTGCTGAGAATACCCACAATTGGCAGAAAACGGTGTTTATTTTGTAATTTCAAATTTTGGCAGATTTCGAAAATATCTTGTTTGTCATATTCAAAATCGAGAAGAATAATTTCGAATTGTACATCCTGTTCAAGGCGCAACGCGGCATCGGGATATTCCGTTACCATTTCTACCTGAAAGCCTTCCTTAGCCAGGTCTGATTGCACCATCTCGGCAATTTTTTCCCGATTGGATAACATCAGTATCATAAGATCTCTTTCGCAACCACAAAGTTAATATAGGGAATACATCCACTTCCTTGTTCGATTCCCTACTGTCTAAAAAAGTCGGTGCATTGTTAAAAAAACTTTAGAAATCATTAAATTTCCTTGATTTTCAAATTGGAGGCATTTATATTTGTCGCCGCTACAGAAATACAGGATGGCGTCTTAGCTCAGTTGGTAGAGCAACGGACTGAAAATCCGTGTGTCCCCAGTTCAATTCTGGGAGACGCCACCACCCTAAACCTCGTAATTGCTAAAGTTACGAGGTTTTGTTTTTTATGCCCATTAGTGCGTATTTTCCTCAACTTACAAATAACTTACATCAAGTGAATTTACCATTCATATTATTTATCTGCTTCCGCTTGAATATCCTTGAAAAGTGGGTATACCGGTCAACCATTTTAATGCTACTATGTCCGAGAATATCCTTAAGTGAAAGAAGATCTCCACCGTCCATGAGATAATGCGAAGCAAACGTATGGCGCAGATCGTGAAACCTGAAGTTATCAATACCCGCTTTCTTCAGTGCCGTGTGGAAAGATTTCGTAATCCGTTTCATCGGCTTGTTTCTGTCACTGAGGAAAACATACTCTGAGCCGTTACCCCTGAGTTTGTTGATCTCTGAAATGGTATCTTCATTTAGTTCAATGAATCGGACTTTATTGTTTTTTGTTTCTGTCAATTCAATGAAGGGGTGTTCTTCGTCATTGATATGAATCTGGCTCCATTTCAACGTCAAAATCTCACTCAGACGCATTCCCGTATACAATGCCACAATAATTATGGGCTTTAAATGATCAGCGGCACAGTCGATTAACCGTTTACCTTCCTCTGCTTTCAGGTATCGAACCCTTCCGGGTGGTTCTTTCTGAAATTCTACATCCCTTACCGGATTTTTCCGGGCGTTTTCCCATTTGATAGCAAGATTAAACATTGTTTTCAGACAAGCCAACTCACGATTTACTGTGGAACCTCTTTTACCTTTGGCTAATCTTGCCAATATATAATCCTGAATTTGGTTAGGCTTTATTTCAGAAAGCTTCATCCCTTGGAAATATCGAAGCAAGGTTCGAACTGATAACTCATCTCGTTTAATACTTTTCTTATGGCTACACCGCTTGAGATATTTCATCGAAAACTCATCAATGGTGAGATCATTTATCATAGGAACAAGTCCTATCTCCGCTTCAAAAAGCTCCTCTCGTTTTTTAAGTTCTGCACGGTATGCTTGCTCTTTTGTTGCCCCTGCAACTTTGCAATACCGTTTCCCATTATACATGAAATTATAAACCCATACTGGTTTTCTACCTTTTCTCTGTTCTTGATATACAGCCATATAGACTTCTCCTTACACTGGTTTATTCAAGAGAAGCCAAAACGCACTGTATTATAGCTTCTCCTGAATTAAATAGAAAGCAGTTTTTGTTACTTACGCTGCCTTAAGCCCATTGATGTAGTTATCCAGGTCTAACCGGTCAAACAAAACCCTACGACCGATTTTTACGGGACGGATTTCCTCCTTGTGCATAAGATTGTAAATCTGCGACCTACTGATTGACAGATACTCTGCAGCTTCGATAACGCTTAACAAACGCCCCTTGGGTAAATGTGATACATTTGTAACATTTTTTGCCATAAAACCTCCTTTGTTTGGATTAATTACATTCATAATATTTACATATGTCGATATAATAAATATATCCCACAGGCCATATTTGCCCTAAGCTCAGCTAATTCAATTGTTTATACATTCTATCTATAGATAAACATAAGGTGGGACACCACATAGTTGATATAAAGTCTTATATAAATATTACTTACAGGTAATAGTATTATTATACTGGTAGAGTATTACTATATAACAGTCTTATCAATTATGTGGTGACGGTATGTCAAGATATGAAGTTACCGGTTATCAGGTAGCGGTAACTCTTGTTATTCTCCGGTGAGTAGTTGCGGATAGTTTTTAATACTCCCAATTCTTTAAGCTTGTCTTTGTATTTCACGTATCGAGTTCGCGAGCCGTTTTCACAGCTTTGGAAGACATTTTTGGGTATATCGACTTCGAAATGTTTGTGTTTGAACTTGCAGAAGGAGAACAAGTCGAGGAGGAATGGCAAGGCACTGCCTTCTTTTACCCCCAACTGATGATCGATTGTTGCGGCAAGTTGGCTTATATCGTCGATATTCTTGCTTGTAAGGAGTTTCCTGTTGAACGACGGGACAACAACTGCCTTTGCCGGATTATACGACTTAACGACACCAGCAATATCTTTCCTGACAAATCCCGGGTCCCTCGGGTAATCGTTTGAGCAGCCATTGTGCTTGTCATGAATCCAATTCTCCAAAAAGGTGGCGGTTGTTGCGGCATCGAAGTCCTCATGGGTCTGGAGATAGTGGCTGAGTTTGAGAAACATTGCATGCCGCGTGGATAGCTCGGTCAAGCCTTTGCCAACCAACTCGTTAAAGAGCATCCGATTGTTTTTGTTTGGCCGATACTTTTTGACCGGTTTTTTACCATCCGGCCAATACGGCAGCCAGGAAAACAGGTTGTGCCTGATACCGAACCGCCACTGGTAAGTTATTTTTGAGAAGATTTCTTCCGGATCATCCGCAATGACTTCCAGTTTTTCGTTTAATAAGTGCATGTCTTTCCCTCCAAGCAGCCGGAGACCATTGTTGCTGGGAAACAGTTCAATATTCCCCCTCGACAGATTGATTCTTTGACATACAACATAACTTATTACCTGATGGTGGTAACTATCATTCAGGAGATAGTAGGAATGCAAACCACCAGACGGGGAACTGGAAATCAGGCTTGGTGGACCTAAAAGCGCATATATAGCATCCAATCTGGATTTGAGGGTATTGCGCTGATCCGGATTTTTGACATCCAAATCGAATGCGATGAAATTAACCTGCGAGTCCCTGAAGATATAACCGAGATAGCAGGCTCCATCAGAATGTTCCACGACTTGATCCATTGAGGGTTTTCCCTCCCACTCCTGCCATGTGCTTTCCGGATATTTGATCAGAAAGCGGTTTTCCCGGAAGAACTGATTTACCAGGAAGTTGTAATGTGAGTTTACAAGCTCATACATAAGCTTAACTCCAAATAAAGTTGAACAAATAACAATTACAGGAAAAATATAGTGAACATTTGTCTATTTGTCCATACAGTGAATTTGCTAATTTATATATCAAATACAATCAATTTGATTATGGTTACCTCCCTCGTTCACTAAACAATCCTACTTAAACGTCATGACTCAAACTCCTGTTTATTAAACACATAAATGGTTTTATTTTCAAATATCAGCAACGTGCTAATATCCACTTTTTTCAGAATTTTATACACTTTGCCTCTTTTCCACCAGTATTAAGCGCCTTATGATCCAACTCTATTTAGACAACTAATGTATACCGGTATGATTTTTTTTTCATAATGTTTTGGCTTACTAGCACTCTAAACCTCCATTTACTAATAGGAAACTTTAAAGGACATCAAGACAAGACTAATTCAAAATTGTAATTGATTATGAAATCCAGCAGAATCCACAATTGATACAATTGGGTTATTTAAATTCTCAATATTCCCCGGCATGAAACCCAGATCGCAATTATTAAAGAAAGAATGTCGTGATATTATTGTAAGGAAGGGTATATCTAGAGGCTATAATGATTTACAGCAAATAACAGTGGGCAATTCTAACCACAACGAACATGAGTTGAAATTAAAACTGTGAAATATGTCAGGGGCACCCTGCATTCGCAGGGGTGACAGCCTTTAAATAGAGGTTTCATTTCTGCTCCAAAGGAGCGCCTTCGGCGCGAATGCTACGAAGTGGTCCCTTCGGGACAAGAATCGCCCCGTAAATTCAACCCAACTTGTTCATTTATACTCAACATGTAATTCGCATTGTATTCATATTTGTAACGATTATTATTTAGAGCGACGCTTAATGTAATCATTCCGAGCTGCATTAAAAGATTCCATAAGGCTTTTTGCAGTAAAGTTTTTACCGTTAATTGTATATAACTTTTCAGCAATTTGAAATGCACCTAAACGCGTTAAATTCAATATCACTGAAATATCTACAAAATGAAAGGACAGTTCTTTTTTTGTGCCTAACCACTCCACCTTTG of Calditrichia bacterium contains these proteins:
- a CDS encoding T9SS type A sorting domain-containing protein; protein product: MASHPSGYTSDGGTNWTSKEGDLPDMPVRWALFNPDNRNVAMLATELGVWATADLSTDPVEWQPYNNGLANVRVDMLQIRDSDKMVIAATHGRGLFSNADFTTDTSLPVELAAFTATPGNAQVTLNWQTHSEVNNQGFEIYRSDAENGEYQKIASHESDPALAGNGNSNESHSYRFTDKWVSNGSTYWYQLADVSFNGERDFHPAISAVPNASNTPVVQSAAGPASYELQQNYPNPFNPETTVKFSLAAQHKSDQNVKVLVFNALGQQVRELYNGTLQPGTYEMKWDGRNQSGELLGSGTYFAMLQTGFFRETRKMLLIK
- a CDS encoding site-specific integrase — encoded protein: MAVYQEQRKGRKPVWVYNFMYNGKRYCKVAGATKEQAYRAELKKREELFEAEIGLVPMINDLTIDEFSMKYLKRCSHKKSIKRDELSVRTLLRYFQGMKLSEIKPNQIQDYILARLAKGKRGSTVNRELACLKTMFNLAIKWENARKNPVRDVEFQKEPPGRVRYLKAEEGKRLIDCAADHLKPIIIVALYTGMRLSEILTLKWSQIHINDEEHPFIELTETKNNKVRFIELNEDTISEINKLRGNGSEYVFLSDRNKPMKRITKSFHTALKKAGIDNFRFHDLRHTFASHYLMDGGDLLSLKDILGHSSIKMVDRYTHFSRIFKRKQINNMNGKFT
- a CDS encoding amidohydrolase family protein; the protein is MHKRWIWAFLIGFLVIGTAQEKPQVFRGATIIPITGSPIENGVLVVQNGKITAVGSAASVTVPANAEIHNATGKVIMPGLVDTHSHLGNVEGGDRSATLHPDVRVIDAIDIHATELKKALAGGITTVNLMAGSGYLMSGQTAYLKLRDGNTIEELLYCEDPLNGICGGMKMANGTNPMGDPPFSGTRAKSAALVRQLFIKAKEYQKKIADANGDASKMPARDLQMESLIEVLEGKRIVHHHTHRHDDILTILRLQKEFGYRVVLHHVSEGWKVAEEIAAAKVPCSIIYIDSPGGKLEAVGLLPKTGAVLEKAGVDVAFHTDDGITDSRLFFRSAAFAVRYGMSRDKALEGLTLAGARMLDLQDRIGSLETGKDADFIVLTGDPFSVYTRVEQTWVEGQKRFDFANPEDRQYAQGGFQVFREAAHVHGIGGGEE
- a CDS encoding helix-turn-helix domain-containing protein, translating into MAKNVTNVSHLPKGRLLSVIEAAEYLSISRSQIYNLMHKEEIRPVKIGRRVLFDRLDLDNYINGLKAA
- a CDS encoding amidohydrolase family protein, with protein sequence MKLLKLLIAAAVLLHGFAAAQIAVKGETVYTMNGTPIANGVVLIKNGKIEKVGAEKDVKIPADYQVLSGKIVTPGLIDAHSVVGLAGMYNQRHDQDQLDKTNAIQPELRALDAYNARDELIEWLRDYGITTVHTGHAPGALVSGQSIIVKTTGETVEESLIDSSAMLTMTLGATVGRNFKSPGTRAKGMAMLRSDFLKAQEYRKKMSAKEKDKAPARDLKMEALAAALDGKLPVLITAQKAPEIMSALRLAREFGLNLVLDGAAEAYLLLDEIKAAGVPVIVHPTMARNYGDTQNAAFDTAFKLKSAGIPFAFQSGYESYVPKTRVALFEAGVAAGNGLSRDDALRALTIDAANILGIQSRVGSLEKGKDADVVIFDGDPLEYLSKVCAVIINGKIIHQTCR
- the aceE gene encoding pyruvate dehydrogenase (acetyl-transferring), homodimeric type, with translation MLRENGDFDADETAEWLEALEQVIQYRGEDRASYLLNQLLQRGYSKGLQLPFFPNTPFINTISKEDEPHFPGDRQIERRIKSIIRWNAMSMVTRANKKFEGIGGHISTYASAATLYEVGFNHFFRGKGQGFDGDLIYMQGHASPGIYARAFVEGRLEVHHLEAFRRELVEKGGLSSYPHPWLMPNFWEFPTVSMGLGPISAIYHARFARYMHDRGLKDTSKQHIWAFLGDGETDEPESLGAITLAVREKLDNLIFVINCNLQRLDGPVRGNGRIIQELETVFRGAGWNVLKVIWGSDWDPVFEADTNGLLIKRFDEVVDGNFQKYIVEDGGYIRKHFWGKYPELAKLVENLSDQQIKKMRLGGHDPVKVHAAYKAATEHTGRPTVILARTIKGYGLGEAGEGKNITHNQKKLNEEEMRHFRDRFDIPIPDDRLADAPFYRPDENSKEIQYLKDRRSSLNGFVPSRKTLNDPLTVPDLDFFNEFLGGSEREVSTTMAFVRMLSQVIKHPKIGKRIVPIIPDEARTFGMEFLFRQVGIYAHSGQLYEPVDADTFLFYREAKNGQILEEGITEAGSMASFTAAGTAHANFGVDMIPFFIFYSMFGFQRVGDLIWAFGDQRGRGFLIGGTAGRTTLNGEGLQHEDGHSHVLASTVPNCITYDPAWAFEIAVIVQDGLRRMYHEREDIFYYITVGNENYSMPAMPENSQEGILKGIYKLSEKPAKEKGKRKARPKAHIFGSGSILREALRAQEILEEKYDVSADVWSATSYNELHRDAMNVERWNMLHPDEKPRKAYITEIMEKEEGPVVAASDYLKTMSDKLARYIDNPLLSLGTDGYGRSETREALRRFFEVDAECITIAVLYQLAKQGEVDKKVITKAIADLGVDPEKLNPMLS